Proteins from one Sphingomonas sp. HF-S4 genomic window:
- a CDS encoding C13 family peptidase, whose product MRFAFHAWVAAAALLGAAPASTQIVQVAHTKEWPQILASASQSEMAAALALGPQLERGRPATWLLQDRRKLARALDALQPQRAGTVDAYVVSIALDSDPVFGREARETAKVLSRRYDAAGRTLLLARNGDAPAGSLEALTLGLARVAELMDKKQDVLVLYVTSHGAKVGIAYHDGDEGYGILSPDRLAGILDELGIRNRLLILSACYSGVFVPVLSNHETALFTAASSDRTSFGCRAENDWTFFGDALINHALRKPQPLGDALIEARALISDWETSGRLPSSNPQATVGEGVEAWLDPLEARMPKTATPRVGAPATDALKP is encoded by the coding sequence ATGCGTTTCGCGTTCCATGCATGGGTGGCAGCTGCGGCATTGCTCGGCGCGGCACCGGCATCGACACAAATCGTCCAGGTCGCTCATACCAAGGAATGGCCGCAGATCCTCGCCAGCGCGAGCCAGTCGGAGATGGCCGCGGCGCTGGCGCTCGGCCCGCAGCTCGAGCGCGGACGGCCCGCCACTTGGCTACTGCAAGACCGCCGCAAACTCGCCCGCGCGCTGGACGCGCTCCAGCCGCAGCGTGCCGGAACGGTCGATGCGTATGTCGTCTCGATCGCGCTCGACAGCGACCCGGTATTCGGGCGGGAGGCCCGCGAAACCGCCAAGGTGCTGTCGCGCCGCTACGATGCCGCGGGCCGCACCCTCCTGCTCGCGCGCAACGGCGACGCTCCGGCCGGCAGCCTCGAAGCGCTCACCCTCGGCCTCGCCCGCGTGGCGGAACTCATGGACAAGAAGCAGGACGTGCTTGTCCTCTACGTCACCAGCCACGGCGCCAAGGTCGGCATCGCCTATCATGACGGCGACGAGGGATACGGCATCCTCTCGCCCGATCGCCTTGCCGGCATCCTCGACGAGCTCGGCATCCGCAACCGGCTGCTGATCCTCTCGGCCTGCTATTCGGGGGTCTTCGTGCCGGTGCTCTCGAACCACGAGACCGCCTTGTTTACCGCGGCCTCATCGGATCGCACCTCGTTCGGCTGCCGCGCCGAGAATGACTGGACCTTTTTCGGCGATGCGCTGATCAACCACGCGCTGCGCAAGCCGCAACCGCTGGGCGATGCGCTGATCGAGGCGCGCGCGCTGATCAGCGACTGGGAAACCTCGGGTCGCCTGCCTTCCTCCAACCCGCAGGCGACGGTCGGCGAAGGTGTCGAGGCCTGGCTCGATCCGCTCGAGGCGCGCATGCCCAAGACTGCAACGCCCCGCGTGGGTGCGCCCGCAACCGATGCGCTGAAGCCATAG
- a CDS encoding ClpP family protease, with protein MRYPLLSQPHIILHGPVDHDMYARFREQLAAAPADGPLVVAISTLGGDPEVARLMGDELRLLREYTGRETLFLGKVAVYSAGATFMASFPTDKRFLTRGTRIMVHERILTKTVELSGPLKSVVAGLKANLHEIEESVRIEEEGFRALVAGSKIAFEEVQKRAPSNWYIEAEEARDLGLVLDLI; from the coding sequence ATGCGCTACCCCCTGCTCAGCCAGCCGCATATCATCCTCCACGGCCCGGTGGACCATGACATGTATGCGCGCTTCCGCGAGCAGCTCGCCGCCGCGCCCGCGGACGGCCCGCTGGTCGTCGCGATCTCGACCCTGGGGGGCGATCCGGAAGTCGCCCGGCTGATGGGCGACGAGCTCCGCCTGCTGCGCGAATATACCGGCCGCGAGACGCTCTTCCTCGGCAAGGTCGCCGTCTATTCGGCGGGCGCTACCTTCATGGCGAGCTTCCCCACCGACAAGCGTTTCCTCACCCGCGGCACGCGGATCATGGTGCATGAGCGCATCCTCACCAAGACGGTCGAGCTGTCGGGCCCACTCAAGAGCGTCGTCGCCGGATTGAAGGCCAATCTCCACGAGATCGAGGAATCGGTGCGGATCGAGGAGGAGGGCTTCCGCGCGCTCGTCGCGGGATCGAAGATCGCGTTCGAGGAAGTCCAGAAGCGCGCGCCTTCGAACTGGTATATCGAGGCCGAGGAGGCGCGCGACCTCGGCCTCGTGCTGGATCTGATCTAA